The following is a genomic window from Chitinophaga caseinilytica.
TCCTCATCACCGAATGGGGCATCAACGGGCCCTGGGAATCCGAAACCACCGCCTGGGGCGCCCCCATCGAAAACACTTCCAACAAAAAAGCGGAACAGTATTATCAGCGGTACACCGAGCACATGCCCGTGAACGATCCCCGCTTCCTCGGCGCCTGCGTGTTCTTCTGGGGGCAGAAACAGGAAGTGACGCATACCTGGTTCAGCCTCTTCTCCCGGAACGGCGAAACTTCCGCCACCGCACAGATCATGCAATATATCTGGACGGGGCACGAACCTCCGCACAAGGCGCCCAACCTGCGGTTTATGCTGGTAGACGATAAAGGGGCGAGAGATAATATCCTGGTGGGGCCAGGCACGGCCCATTCCGCCACATTGACCCTGGAAAGCCCCGGCCACGATTCGCTCCGGCTAACGTGGGAAGTGCTGCCGGAAGACTGGTTCATCCGTTTCCGCGGCGACGTAAATCCCCGCAAACCGCCGTCGCTGGACAGCCTACTGATTGCCCGCGAAGGCATGAAGGCTACCTTCCGCGCACCGTTGACGGAAGGGCCATACCGTATATTCGTTACCGTACACGACGCGTACGGCAATTGCGCATCCGCCAATACACCATTTTATGTTATAGCGCCATGAAGGGAAAACTGGAACCGGTAACCCCGCCATCGAAGCGGGAAATGTTTACGCTAAGGCTCATGTTACTGCTCGGCACCGCCAGCATTGGCGTGCTGCTGATCGTACTGTTCCGGCGTACGCAGATCGGTTATGCCCCGCTTTATTGGGTGTTGATGGCCGGTATCACTTTCAATTGCCTCGCCGTTCTCCATGAATGGTACCATTATGCCGCTATCCGCGTGCCGGCGGTCCCCGAACCGAAACATCCCTTCACGGTAGATGTGCTCACCACCTACTTCCCCGGCGAACCGTATGAAATGATCGTGGAAACCCTCACCGCCATCAGGGCCATGACGTACCCGCATACCGCCTGGTTGTGCGACGAAGCCAATGATCCCTATCTCCGTGAAGTCTGCGACCGCCTGGGCGTGCGGCATGTGACGCGCACCGTCCGCAAAGACGCCAAGGCCGGGAATATCAACAACGCCCTGCAATACGCCACGGGAGAGCTTTGCGTGGTGCTCGACCCCGACCATGTGCCGTCTCCCGATTTCCTGGACGCCGTGGTGCATCATTTCAACGATCCCGCGATCGGGTTCGTGCAGATCGTTCAGGCGTACAGTAACCTGGGCGATAGTATCATCGCCAAAGGCGCCGCCCAGCAAACGTTCCAGTTCTACGGCCCCATCATGTCTACCATGAACAGTTACGGCACCGTGCTGGCCATCGGCGCCAACTGCACCTTCCGCAGGGCCGCGCTGGATTCCATCGGCGGGCATGCCGCGGGGCTGGCGGAAGATATGCATACCGCCATGCACCTGCACGCCAAAGGCTGGAAATCCGTTTATGTGCCCATCGTGCTGACACGCGGGCTCGTTCCCAATACCTTGTCTGCCTACTATTCGCAACAGCTGAAGTGGGCGCGGGGCACCTTCGAACTGCTGGTCACCTCCTACCCGAAACTGTTCCGGCAGTTCACCTGGCTGCAAAGAATCCATTACGGCACCATTCCGCTGCATTACCTGGCCGGGGTCGTATTTCTCATTAATTTCCTCGTGCCGGTAATTGCGCTGGTGACGGGGCATATCCCTTTCCGGGCAGACCTGGTGGAGTTTTCGTTGTTCGCTTTCCCGGCGATCGCTTCCATCCTCCTCATCCGCCATTACGTGCAGCGATGGGTGATGGAAGAGAAGGAACGGGGATTCCATATCGTGGGCGGATTGCTCTTTATCGGCACCTGGTGGATCTATCTGCTGGGGCTCGTCTATACCATCGCGCGGAAAAAAGTGCCTTACCTTCCCACCCCGAAAGACGATTCCGGGCCAGACGACTGGCGGCTGAACATCCCCAATATCGCCATCCTCGTCATATCGCTCGCGGCCATCGTTTACGGGCTGAATTATGACTGGAACCCCTATTCCCTGTTTATGGCGGGCATTGCAGGCGTCAATTGCCTGATCATGATATTCAACATCATCGCCAGCCTCCCCCTGCGGAAAATCCCCGCAAAGTACGGCTGGGTAAAAACGATGCTGATCGTGCCGCTGCTGCTGAAAAGGCAATTCTGGGTATTCCGGCACCTGCACCTGTATTCCGGCATCCGCAAGCTCGGGTTGCCGTTATTGCTGGCCGCGATCGGCCTGAGCTGGTATTTTACGTCCGGATATAGGCATGCGCCGGAAGTGCGCCTCCTTCCCCGGCACGATGTTTTTTATACCGGCGTGTACAATCCAGCGGGCCAGGGCATGCCGCGCATGCAGATTACATCGCTTTACATTGCGTGGGGCAACGGGCCGGAACATCTCCTGCCCGATTCACTGGCGGCCGTTTACAATGGCGGCTCCATACCCATGATCACCTGGGAGCCCTGGCGGTCGAAGTTCGGGTTGAGCATCGATGGCTTGAAGGACGAACAGAAAATCATGTCCCTCATCCCCACCGGTATTTTCGACAGTTACCTGGAACGGTTCGCCGACCAGGTAAAAGCGCTGGACCGCCCGCTGTTCCTCCGGTTTGCGCATGAGCCAGACAATCCCGACTATCCATGGTCGCCCTCGGGCGGCAATACGCCGGAAGAATTCCGTACGGCATGGCGCTATGTACATACCCTGTTCCTGCGCCGCGGGGCGGTGAACGCCATTTGGGTGTGGAACCCCTGGAAAGCGGCCCATGCGGCCTCTTATTTCCCGGGAAGGGCCTATGTAGACTGGTTAGGCGTTACCGTGCTGAATTATGGGCCGG
Proteins encoded in this region:
- a CDS encoding glycosyltransferase family 2 protein; translation: MKGKLEPVTPPSKREMFTLRLMLLLGTASIGVLLIVLFRRTQIGYAPLYWVLMAGITFNCLAVLHEWYHYAAIRVPAVPEPKHPFTVDVLTTYFPGEPYEMIVETLTAIRAMTYPHTAWLCDEANDPYLREVCDRLGVRHVTRTVRKDAKAGNINNALQYATGELCVVLDPDHVPSPDFLDAVVHHFNDPAIGFVQIVQAYSNLGDSIIAKGAAQQTFQFYGPIMSTMNSYGTVLAIGANCTFRRAALDSIGGHAAGLAEDMHTAMHLHAKGWKSVYVPIVLTRGLVPNTLSAYYSQQLKWARGTFELLVTSYPKLFRQFTWLQRIHYGTIPLHYLAGVVFLINFLVPVIALVTGHIPFRADLVEFSLFAFPAIASILLIRHYVQRWVMEEKERGFHIVGGLLFIGTWWIYLLGLVYTIARKKVPYLPTPKDDSGPDDWRLNIPNIAILVISLAAIVYGLNYDWNPYSLFMAGIAGVNCLIMIFNIIASLPLRKIPAKYGWVKTMLIVPLLLKRQFWVFRHLHLYSGIRKLGLPLLLAAIGLSWYFTSGYRHAPEVRLLPRHDVFYTGVYNPAGQGMPRMQITSLYIAWGNGPEHLLPDSLAAVYNGGSIPMITWEPWRSKFGLSIDGLKDEQKIMSLIPTGIFDSYLERFADQVKALDRPLFLRFAHEPDNPDYPWSPSGGNTPEEFRTAWRYVHTLFLRRGAVNAIWVWNPWKAAHAASYFPGRAYVDWLGVTVLNYGPEHGGKGWNTFESLYQPFDSLPLFRSGLPVMIAEMGSIPDAGNQEGWFRDAFQAISTRFPNIHAQVFFNTAHDTNVPHGDTAKFLDWTIRQPGQLMAALHGSPRLSAPLAQIPPIVTPASEADLPARYKLPEDIRGLIYQKGDSWFRNRYALTRREAARDMQQMQQLGVNTIRRYGPGVYDRNVLAEAASHGIRIHYGFWLPNVNDMDKDSAALARMRESILKAIVRRRNDTAITAWHLGNNAWQRLATQHYKPALLYQQQRYLRWMEQLAAAIKAADPSRPVTTDVLFNPGTAPELAWLRQQLPAIDAFGLEATGDTMGLSAQLAGNVPCFISKIPVAAYAKLPPAPAFLTTLQDQETRDFVSFDGLTDHNGRKKPDWHLVAKLWKQAPAPPPLPGVKILRPSRTVLPGTQLTYNVLLSAGAGWRLPEPGKDKLRYEWYLVQTDHYGYPFQLQRVGEGPFLKLTIPSEPMQYRLYLVATRNGSVTTDYSPLHTPLFLQNMHPR